GTGGAATAAAAGATAAAGCGGATAGCCCGACCCGAGCTATCCGCTTTATGCATATTTGTATTATTTTGTGTGCGAGGGTAACGCGCTTATTTTATTTTTCGCCGTCCCATTCGGCATAAAATTGTGCTAAAAAGGTTAGCATGTATTGGTGGCGTTGTTCGGCTATTGTTTTACCGGTTGGTGTGTTCATTAAATCTTTTAAAAGCAGTAGCTTTTCGTAAAAGTGATTGATGGTTGACCCACGATGCTTTTTATATTCTTCTTTGGTCATGTTTAGTTTTGGATCGTGACCCGGTAGGTGAATGGGGTTGTTTTTGTAACCACCGTAATTAAAGGCACGTGCAATACCAATGGCTCCGATTGCATCTAAACGATCGGCATCTTGTACGATTTGTAATTCGATTGAATTGAATGTGCGATTAAAATTGCCGCCCTTAAACGATATGTTTTCAATAATTTTTACGACATGATTAATTACTTCTGGATCGGCATTTTGGCTTTCTAAAAAGGCTTGAGCAGTTTTAGGTCCAATAGTTTCGTCACCGTTATGAAATTTGCTGTCGGCAATGTCGTGTAAAAGGGCAGCTAATTGTACTACTAAAAGATTACACGGTTCGTTTTGCGCAATTAATTGGGCGTTGTTGTACACACGTTCTATATGATAAAAATCGTGGCCCGATTCAACATTTTCTAGTGTTTGTTTTACGTATGTTATGGTGTTTGTAAGTAAGCTCATAATTTTAAAAAAATAAAAAAGGTTGGTAATATTACCAACCTTTAAATTTACTATTTATTTTACTAATGATGGGTTAACCCATTTAAAAATATGTGGTTCTTGTGGTACTACCAGGCGTTCTGCCAATCTGGTCATGCGGTCTGGTAATTTCATTAAATATTCGCGGGCTTTTTCGGCTTCGTCTGTTAAGCCGTTAATTTTATCAATTTCCCATTTGTCGATTAGTTTACGTAAAATTTCTACATAATCTAACGCAGTATAAACGCCTAAACGTTGTGCTGAGTTTGAGAAGTTAACAAAAGCCGAACCTTTTTCGCCACCCGATTCACGAATTAAATTGGCTGGCATAACAATGTTTTTTTTCATCATGTAATGAAAAGCTAACATCATTTGAGAAGGATCTACTTTAAATATTTTATTAACAAACTCTGAATATGCGTGGTGGTGACGCATTTCGTCGCCGGCAATCATTTTACAAAGTTTAGAAAGTTTTTTATCTCCGTATTGCTTTGCAATTTGTGATACGCGGTTGTGCGAAATGTAGGTAGCTAACTCCTGAAAACTTGTAAATACAAAGTTTTTGTATGGATCGCGATCGGCACCGTTGTCAAACCCGTCGTTTAATAAATGATGCGTTGTAACTTCTACCTCGCGCATATTTACTTTACCAGAAAGGTATAAATAGCGGTTTAATAAATCGCCATGTCGGTTTTCTTCTCCGGTCCAGTTTCTAAACCATTTTGCCCAACCGTTTTCGCGACCATTTTCTTCGCGTTGGTTGATGCCATCTAAATCTAATAACCAAGATTCGTATGTTGGTAAAGCTTCTTCAGTAATGGTATCGCCTACTAAAACTACCCAAAAATCATAAGGTAATTCTTTTGCGATTTCTCTTAATTCTTTTACTTCGTCTAAAAAAGTATCAGATTGCGAGTTTGGCAACAAATCTGTTGGCTGCCAAATTTTTTCTACAGGAAGTAAAAACTGATCTAGAAACGCATCTACGTTTTTTTCTAGAAACTGCATTACCTCTAAGCGCACGTTTTGTATAGACATATTGTTAGTTTTTAATGTCGCTGATAATTTTATCTTTTGTTGTTTGAAAAAGTTGTTCAAACGGATAATCTTTAACAGCTAGTGGTTCGTGAATTTTGAGTTTTATGTTTGTTCCTAATCCCATCGGAAAGTTACCATAACGCAACATTTTCCATGAGTTATTAATAGTAATTGGTACTACATATGCACTGGGTGCGTATTTACATAATATTTTTAATCCGTTTTCAGAAAAATGCTTTGGTTGTCCGGTTCTGCTTCGGGTTCCTTCAGGAAATATTACGGCAGAGCGGTTGTATTTTTCTATATATTGGCTCATGCCTTTAATAACCGGCAAGGCTTGTTTAGGATCTTTTCTGTTAATTAAAACGCTACCGCCATATTTTAAATTAAACGATACTGACGGGATGCCTTTACCTAATTCAATTTTAGCAATAAACTTTGGATGCCATTGGTTTAGCATCGAAATAATACCAACAATATCAAAAAGCGATTGATGGTTGGCTACAAAAATGATAGGTGCGTTTGTCGGAATTTTTTCGCGCCCTTCTATGCTGTAACTACTAAAAATTAAATAAGCCGATTTGGCTAAAAAAAAGTTTAAAATATCTACACTTTTTTTATGTGCTTGGTAGCCGAATAGTTTTAAACAAACCCATTGTATGGGCTGAAAAATAACTAATAAAATAACTAAAGCAATTACATAAAGAATTGAAAATGGGTAGGATATTATTTTTTTCATTCTGGTTAATTATTAAGCAAATATAGGCTTTTAAATAAAAAAACCACGTTAAAACGTGGTTTTTATGAATCAAATGTTTGTTTTAACTAACAAAATTCGTTGTATGCGTCTTGTAAATTTTCAGCAATTAATTCTGCCGGACGTCCTTCAATGTGATGACGTTCTAACATGTGCACCAATTCACCATCTTTAAACAAAGCAATTGCTGGAGATGATGGAGGGAATGGGAACATTTTTTCACGAGCTGCATCTACCGCTTCTCTGTCAACACCTGCAAAAACCGTTACTGCTTGTGCCGGTTTTTTAGCATTGTTTAAACTTGCAATTGCTCCTGGACGTGCGTTACGAGCTGCACAACCACAAACCGAGTTAACAACAACTAAAGTTGTTCCGGTTTTATCAATTGCATTTTGTACTTCTTCTGCGGTATATAATTCTTGAAAACCAGCGTTTACTAATTCGTCACGCATTGGCTTAACCATTTCTGCTGGATACATAATTTATTCGTTTTAATTTAATTACAAATTTACGCATAAATTTAAAATTAAAATCAATAAAAAACGAATCTTCTGGATTTTATCTGTTCCAAAAAATTCGTTTTGTTATTTTATTCTTTATTTTTTACTTAAAAACGGTAGTTAAGTGCTACTGCCATATTGAATGGATCGATTTGGTTGATGTAACCACCTCTGAAATAAGAATTTAATCCTACTTGATCGGTAACGTTGTTTAAGAACACACGTGCTTCCATTTTTTTGTACGTATAACCAACTTGGAAATTTAAAGTTGTGTACGATGGCATGTTAAAAGGAGCAATTCCGCCATAATTTCCGTGCCCGTCTGGTGCTAACGAATATTCGTTTACTGGTCTGTCACCTACGTAATATAAACCTGCACTTACGCTTAAACCTTTTAAAGCTGTTTTACTAAATTTATATTGTGCCCAAAAGTTTGCAGTATGTTCTGGAGCATTCATTGGTGCTGATCCGTTTACGTAAGATGGTGAATTTTTATAACGTGCATCTAACCATGCGTAACCAAACATAACTGTAATATCGTTTGTAATACGTCCGTTAATTTCTGTTTCAATACCATCGCGCACTAAATCACCTGCTTTAAAGTAATAACCGGTTGTAACGCTAGATCCTGGTAAATATTCGCTATTAGATAAGTTTGCGGTATTGATGTGGAAATAGGTAAAGTTGAAACGTAATTTATTATCTAACCAATCTGATTTAATCCCGGTTTCGAATTGGTTGGTTGTAGATGGACCAATTTTTTCGCCATTTGCCATTAGGTTACTTGCAGAACGTAAGCTGGTTGAGTTGGTATATGAACCAAAAACGTTAAAGTTTTTAAATGGTGTTACAATTACCCCAACGCTCGGATTCCAAGCACTTTCACGACGTCCGCTTACTCCCGTTCTATCTTCAGTATTAATAACTGAATAACGTAAACCTAAAGTTGCTTTTAAGTATTTATTAAACTCAATAACGTCTTGAAATAAAATTCCAAATGTGTTGTAGCTAGCTATTACATTTCCGCTTTCTTGAAACGAAACTTTGTATGGGTTTACAGCGCCATTTGCGTCTGTGTACGTCATGTCGTTTAAGTTGTTCGGAATGTTATCGTAAATGTTAATTTCGTCAATTTTATTTGTTTTAACTCCGTTAACGTACGAATCAAAGTTGGTTGTATTTACGTTCGATGAACGGTAGTCAAAACCAATTTGTCCAATATGTTTAATTTTTCCGGTATATAAGTTTTGTCCAATTAAATCAAATTGTAACGTTTTGTTCGAATCTTCTTTATACGAACGTGCAATAGTACGATTACGAATATTAAAATCTTGATTTCTGTTAACCGGTGTTGTAGAAGTTGCCATGTTGTCCACATCCATGCTATTTGATGCATACGCCCCACGTAACGAGAAAATATCATTAATCTCATGATCAACACGTGCCATTACCGATTTAGAAACGGTATTGTTGTTGTCTGAACGTAAACCTAAAAATTTATTATGTGGTAAAACGTATAACGCATTTGTACCTTGGTTTGCAGCTAAGTTTACTGCGGATGTATGTGGCGTAACGTTTGAATTTAAATAATCTCCTTCAACAATAATTCTTGTTCTTGGCGATGCCTGAAATGCAATAGATGGATTAAAATAAACACGATTTGATGTAATATCTTTTCTATAGCTGTCTGCAGATTCGTACGCACCGTTTACACGTACCGATAATGTTTGACTTTCGTTTAAAACTTGTTCCACATCAAAGGTTGGTCTAAACTGATTCCAACTTCCTACACGCACTCCAACATTGGCGCGGTTGTAAAAATTAGGTGTTTTAGTAACCACGTTAATTACGCCACCAGCGTTACCTAAATCTGTAATAACGCCTTGTGTAATAGCTGCCGAACCTTTAATTACTTGAATAGATTCTACCCCTTGCATATCAATAACTCCACCAGCAGTTTGAAATTGCGATTCTATACGAACCCCATTTTTTAGTACTGGAACGCCTCTAAAACCGCGTGTTGACATAGATTCTTTTACTCCACCGTAGCTACCAAATAAAGTTACGCCAGGTACATTTCTAATAGCTTCTGTAATGGTTAAAGCACCTTGCGCTTCGATTACTTTGTGCGAAATAATAGAAATACTCTGGATCTGATCCGATGGTTTTAAGGGCATACGTGTAATAGCTTCTAAACCTTTTGGCTTTCTATTACGTTCCCCAAAAACTTCAATTTCATCAAGTTCAGTTTTTTTGTTTAATGTATCTGTGCTTACTTGAGCCGTAGCGATAAATGAAGACGAAAGAATTAACGAAGAAATGATAAAACCTTTCATATATTGTTTTATTTAGATTTATTTAAAATTGCAGGGCAAAAGTATTAAATAAATCTAAAACTCAAAATTTATTTATACCAAATCTAAATAAAATTTATATAAAAATGATTTTGGTCATCTTAACACATTAATTTTTGTATTTATCTAAACGTATAAAGCTGATTTGGAGTGACACAAAAATCTAAAGCAATATCTTTTTCGTACGCATCTTCAATTGCATTTTCTGCCTCAAAAAAACTTACTCCAACTTTAATAACGTTAGGTTTGCATTTGCTTAAAAACAAATCGTAAAAACCTTTACCGTAACCTACGCGGTTTCCTTTTTTATCAAAAGCAAGCAGTGGTACAAAAACTACATCAATTGTTTGCTCATCCATTTTAATTCCGCCTGTAGGTTCAGGAATTCCGTAGCTATTTGTTTCTATTTTTGTATTATCGGTTAATAAGTAATTTACCATTTTGTTGGTTTTAAAATCCGATTTAGACAAAATTACGTTTTTATCTTTCCCTTGTAAAATATGCATAAGGTACTCGGTGTTTATTTCGTGCAAACGCGTAATAGGTAAAAAAACATGAAAGTTATTGTATTGCCAAATGTTTAATTTTAATAAGTTGTTAGCAATGGCTAACGACAAATCTTCTTGTTCGGTTTTTGTTAATGCTTGGCGTAAAGCTTTATATTTTGTGCGTAAATCTTTTTTAAGCATGGTAGTAAATGTTTAAGATGTAATAAAGATACAATCAAATTTAAATACAAGTTGAATTTTGTAAATTTGAATGCAAAATAAATTTTTATGACAACTACGCCTTTAGAACTTCAAATACAAACATTGCCTGACAATCCGGGGGTTTATCAGTATTATGATAAAGACGGAAAAATTTTGTATGTAGGTAAGGCAAAAAATTTAAAAAAACGTGTTTCTTCTTATTTTAATAAGGTGCACCAAGTTGCGCGTACCAATGTTTTAGTTAAAAAAATTCATACCATAAAACATATTGTTGTTCCTACTGAAACCGATGCGCTTTTGTTAGAAAATAATATGATTAAAAACTTTCAGCCACGTTATAACGTGTTGCTTAAAGATGATAAATCGTACCCGTGGATTTGCATCAAAAAAGAAAGATTTCCGCGGGTATTTTGGACCCGTAATATGGTAAAAGACGGGTCTGAATATTTTGGACCTTATACCAGTCAGAAAACGGTTTATACCTTATTAGATTTAATTAAAGAATTATATCCGTTACGTACCTGCACGTACGATTTGTCGGTGCCAAACATTAAGGCCGAAAAATTTAAAGTTTGTTTGGAATACCACATTGGTAACTGCAAAGGACCGTGCGAAGGTTTGTTTGAGGAAGAAGCTTATAATAAGCAAATTCAAGCCATTCGCGATATTTTAAAAGGTAATTTTAAAGAAAGCTTAAAAGATTTTAAAACCCATATGACCGAATTGGCTGCGGATTTAAAGTTTGAAGAAGCCCAGAAAATAAAAGAAAAAATTGAAGTTTTAGAAAAATACCAATCGCGTTCAACCGTTATCAATCCAAAAATATCCAATTTAGATGTTTTTTCTATTATTTCTGATGAAGCTGCTGCGTACGTTAACTTTATTCAAATTGCGCACGGAGCCATTATTCGTTCGCATACCATGGAACTGAAAAAAAAGCTGGACGAAACCGATCAGGAACTTTTAGAATTAGCTATTATTGAAATTAGAAATCGCTTTGAGCTAACCGCTAAAGAAATTGTTGTACCGTTTGAGGTAGAATTGGGCGAAAATATTCGCATTACTGTGCCTAAGTTGGGCGATAAAAAAGATATTTTAAATCTTTCAGAACGCAATGCCAAATATTACAGGTTAGATCAGTTAAAACAATTAAAAATTGTTGATCCTGACCGCCATGCCAATCGTATTATGGCTCAAATGAAAGCCGATTTGCATTTACCGACCGAACCGCGTCATATAGAATGTTTTGACAATTCAAACATTCAGGGTACCAATCCGGTAGCAGCTTGTGTGGTTTTTAGAGATGGTAAACCGTATAAAAAAGATTACCGTCATTTTAATATTAAATCGGTTGAAGGGCCAAACGATTTTGCTTCGATGGAAGAAGTGGTTTACCGCCGTTACAAACGCATGTTAGATGAAGGTGAATCGTTACCGCAATTAATTGTGATTGATGGAGGAAAAGGGCAACTTTCATCTGCCTTAAAATCGATCGATGATTTAGGGCTTCGTGGCAAAGTTTCTATTATTGGTATTGCTAAACGTTTAGAAGAAATATTTTTTCCGGGCGATAGCTATCCTTTATATTTAGATAAAAAGTCAGAAACTTTAAAAGTAATTCAGCACATTCGTAACGAAGCACACCGATTCGGAATTACGTTTCACCGCAATAAACGATCTGCCAATGCGATTAATAGCGAAATAGAAGCCATTCCGGGAATTGGTGAAAAAAGCATGGTTGCGTTATTAAATCATTTTAAATCGGTTAAAAAAATAAAAAGTGCTAACTTAGACGAACTTAAGGCCGTAGTAGGTTTATCACGAGCTCAAAAAATAATTAATCATTTCAATACCCAGAAATAACTTTATGATTCGAATCGTACTAATCTTTTTACTAAGCAGTTTATTTTTTAATGTGTTCGCACAAGATTCGGTAGCTGTACAACAACAAAAACCAAAAATCGGATTGGTTTTAAGCGGCGGTGGCGCAAAAGGTTTAGCACATATTGGAGTTTTAAAAGTTTTAGAAGAACAAGGCGTTGAAATATCGTACATCACCGGTACCAGCATGGGTGCCATAATTGGTGGATTATATTCGGTGGGTTACAGCGCTTCGCAATTAGATTCTATTTTTAGGGTAGTAGATTCTAAAGCTTTGGTACAAGATTATGTGCCCAGAAAAACCAAAGGATTTTACGAACGTCGTGATGACGAAATTTATGCTTTACAACTGCCGTTTGATAATTTTAAAATCGGTATTCCGCCTTCTTTATCAAAAGGTATGTACAATTATAACTTGTTAACCCGATTAACGTACCATGTGCGCGATGTTAAAGATTTTTCTAAACTACCTATTCCGTTTGCATGTGTAGCAACCGAAGTTGCTACGGGCAACGAAGTTGTTTTAACCCAAGGTGATTTGGTAGAAAGCATTATTGCTAGCGGCGCTTTTCCTTCGCTTTTTAGCCCGGTAAATATTGACGGAAAAGTTTTAATAGATGGGGGAATTGTAAACAATTATCCTGTGCAATTGGTTCGCGATATGGGAGCTGATATTGTTATTGGGGTTGATGTGCAAGACGATTTAAAAGCTGTTGATGATTTAGGTGGTGCTATGGGAATTTTGTTACAAACTACCAATTATCCCATGGTAAAGCAAATGGAAAACAAACGTGAATTAACCGATATTTATATTAAACCTGATATTACAGGATATAATGTGGTATCTTTTGATTCGGGTGCAGAAATTATTGAGCGTGGAGAAAATGCAGCAACCGAATTATTACCACAAATTCAGGCAATAGCAAACCAGCATCAAGTAAAACAACTGCCGGTGCAAAATATGCTGCATCCTACAGATCCGATTTATGTAGCCGAAATTATTGTTGCAGACAGCACCTTATCTAAACACAACAGCGATTATGTAATTGGTAAATTGGGTTTCGAACCTTTTTCTACAATCAATTACAGCATGTTCGAGGACGGAATTTCGAGCCTTAATGCTACGCAAAACTTTTCGACCATTACGTATGATTTTGAAAATACGCCAAATAATCCAGAACAAGTAAATGTTCGTTTAAGTTTAAGAGAATCTCCGGTTAATCGTTTTTTAAAGTTCGGTGTTCATTATGACGGGCTATATAAAAGTTCGGCATTGGTTAACTTAACGCAGCGTAAATTGTTTTTAACCAATGATACCGCCGTTTTAGATGTAATATTAGGAGATAATAACCGATATAATTTTAGATATTATTGGGATAATGGTTTTAGTTGGAGCGTTGGGTTTAATTCGCGTTTAAACAATTTTACCAATAACATTGCTTACGATATAAATACATTGCCGGGGTACGAAAATATTGATGTTTCTAAAGTTAATTACCGTTATTTAGATATTATTAATCAGGTTTATGTACAATCCTTTTTTAAAAATCGCTATTTAATTAGTTTAGGGGTTGAGCATCGTTATATAGATTTAACTACTGAATCGTTATTCAATAAAAAAACACGAATCGATCGTAACAGCTATTTTAATACATTTGCAAACTTCCGTTACGATTCGTACGATAATAAATATTTTCCGACACGCGGTATTACGTTTAATGGAGAATATAAAAACTTTTTTTATTCAACCGATTCTCAATACGACGTGCAGCCTTTTTCATTGCTTCGTGGTGATATTGGTTTTGCAATTCCGGTATCTGAAAAATTAACATTAAAAATTGAGTCTGAACTTGGGCTTATGTTTGGCCCTCATACGCTGCCTTTTTTTGATTATGTATTGGGCGGATATGGCTTTGCACAAACTTATAATTTTAGACAATTTTATGGGTATGATTTTACCTCGTTAGTAGGTAACAATTATATTAAAGGTTTAGTAACTTTAGATTATGCCTTTTATAATAGGCATCATTTAAACGTTTCGGCCAATTTTGCCAATATCGGAAATGATATTATTAAAGAAGCTAAAATGTTTACCACCCCTAAATATTCGGGTTACGCCTTGGGTTATGGGTATCAAACCATTATTGGACCGATTGAAATTAAAGAATCTTGGTCGCCAGAAACAAATAATTTTTATACTTGGGTTAGTGTTGGCTTCTGGTTTTAATATTTTACTACCTTTGTATTCGATTTGCACTCAATTGGTTAAACCATAAAAAATAAAGATATTATTAACAATTGTTAGTTTAGGTGCGGTATTTTGTTACTTTGTTATTAAACTTTTGTTAAATGCTAAAAAACATTGTGTAATTATCAAAATCCAACTTAAATTTGTATCAGCAAAAATAAGGAGTTAGTAGGCCTTATGAATAGCGAGTAAATTTTCATAATTTATAGTTTTTTGGTTGGTTAATAGCATAAAATCCTGGTTGTTTCAATCAGGATTTTTGTTTTTTTGGTATATTTATTGCCTATCAATCAGAAAAAATGAATTATGAAAAAACTTTTATATATAACCTTCACCTTTCTTCTAAGTATTTCCCCATCGCTTTACAGTCAGAAAGCGTATGATTCTGGCGAATATTTTAAATTTAAAATTCATTACGGTATTATTAATGCAGGTTATGCAACGGTAGAACTAAAAGATATTATGTATCAAGGTAAAAATGTGTTTCAAGCCAAAGGTTACGGCTGGACAACAGGTTTAACCAAAGCACTTTTTAAAGTTGAAGATGATTATCAAACCATATTTGATAAAAACAACAATAAGCCTTACCAATTTATTCGTAAAATAAACGAAGGCGGTTATATAAAAAACCAACAAGGTTTTTTTGATCCGGCTAAGCAAAATGTTTTTGTAAAAGATTTTAAAAACAATACTGAAAAAACTTTTGATGTAACGCCGAATGTGCAAGATATTATGTCGTCTTTTTACTATTTACGCAACCACCCGGATATTGATAAATTAAAAGAAGGCGAATCTATTGTTATTGATATGTTTTTTGATGA
This genomic window from Flavobacterium agricola contains:
- a CDS encoding acyl-ACP desaturase, with protein sequence MSIQNVRLEVMQFLEKNVDAFLDQFLLPVEKIWQPTDLLPNSQSDTFLDEVKELREIAKELPYDFWVVLVGDTITEEALPTYESWLLDLDGINQREENGRENGWAKWFRNWTGEENRHGDLLNRYLYLSGKVNMREVEVTTHHLLNDGFDNGADRDPYKNFVFTSFQELATYISHNRVSQIAKQYGDKKLSKLCKMIAGDEMRHHHAYSEFVNKIFKVDPSQMMLAFHYMMKKNIVMPANLIRESGGEKGSAFVNFSNSAQRLGVYTALDYVEILRKLIDKWEIDKINGLTDEAEKAREYLMKLPDRMTRLAERLVVPQEPHIFKWVNPSLVK
- a CDS encoding HD domain-containing protein, producing MSLLTNTITYVKQTLENVESGHDFYHIERVYNNAQLIAQNEPCNLLVVQLAALLHDIADSKFHNGDETIGPKTAQAFLESQNADPEVINHVVKIIENISFKGGNFNRTFNSIELQIVQDADRLDAIGAIGIARAFNYGGYKNNPIHLPGHDPKLNMTKEEYKKHRGSTINHFYEKLLLLKDLMNTPTGKTIAEQRHQYMLTFLAQFYAEWDGEK
- a CDS encoding BrxA/BrxB family bacilliredoxin, which translates into the protein MYPAEMVKPMRDELVNAGFQELYTAEEVQNAIDKTGTTLVVVNSVCGCAARNARPGAIASLNNAKKPAQAVTVFAGVDREAVDAAREKMFPFPPSSPAIALFKDGELVHMLERHHIEGRPAELIAENLQDAYNEFC
- a CDS encoding patatin-like phospholipase family protein, producing the protein MIRIVLIFLLSSLFFNVFAQDSVAVQQQKPKIGLVLSGGGAKGLAHIGVLKVLEEQGVEISYITGTSMGAIIGGLYSVGYSASQLDSIFRVVDSKALVQDYVPRKTKGFYERRDDEIYALQLPFDNFKIGIPPSLSKGMYNYNLLTRLTYHVRDVKDFSKLPIPFACVATEVATGNEVVLTQGDLVESIIASGAFPSLFSPVNIDGKVLIDGGIVNNYPVQLVRDMGADIVIGVDVQDDLKAVDDLGGAMGILLQTTNYPMVKQMENKRELTDIYIKPDITGYNVVSFDSGAEIIERGENAATELLPQIQAIANQHQVKQLPVQNMLHPTDPIYVAEIIVADSTLSKHNSDYVIGKLGFEPFSTINYSMFEDGISSLNATQNFSTITYDFENTPNNPEQVNVRLSLRESPVNRFLKFGVHYDGLYKSSALVNLTQRKLFLTNDTAVLDVILGDNNRYNFRYYWDNGFSWSVGFNSRLNNFTNNIAYDINTLPGYENIDVSKVNYRYLDIINQVYVQSFFKNRYLISLGVEHRYIDLTTESLFNKKTRIDRNSYFNTFANFRYDSYDNKYFPTRGITFNGEYKNFFYSTDSQYDVQPFSLLRGDIGFAIPVSEKLTLKIESELGLMFGPHTLPFFDYVLGGYGFAQTYNFRQFYGYDFTSLVGNNYIKGLVTLDYAFYNRHHLNVSANFANIGNDIIKEAKMFTTPKYSGYALGYGYQTIIGPIEIKESWSPETNNFYTWVSVGFWF
- the uvrC gene encoding excinuclease ABC subunit UvrC, yielding MTTTPLELQIQTLPDNPGVYQYYDKDGKILYVGKAKNLKKRVSSYFNKVHQVARTNVLVKKIHTIKHIVVPTETDALLLENNMIKNFQPRYNVLLKDDKSYPWICIKKERFPRVFWTRNMVKDGSEYFGPYTSQKTVYTLLDLIKELYPLRTCTYDLSVPNIKAEKFKVCLEYHIGNCKGPCEGLFEEEAYNKQIQAIRDILKGNFKESLKDFKTHMTELAADLKFEEAQKIKEKIEVLEKYQSRSTVINPKISNLDVFSIISDEAAAYVNFIQIAHGAIIRSHTMELKKKLDETDQELLELAIIEIRNRFELTAKEIVVPFEVELGENIRITVPKLGDKKDILNLSERNAKYYRLDQLKQLKIVDPDRHANRIMAQMKADLHLPTEPRHIECFDNSNIQGTNPVAACVVFRDGKPYKKDYRHFNIKSVEGPNDFASMEEVVYRRYKRMLDEGESLPQLIVIDGGKGQLSSALKSIDDLGLRGKVSIIGIAKRLEEIFFPGDSYPLYLDKKSETLKVIQHIRNEAHRFGITFHRNKRSANAINSEIEAIPGIGEKSMVALLNHFKSVKKIKSANLDELKAVVGLSRAQKIINHFNTQK
- a CDS encoding 5-formyltetrahydrofolate cyclo-ligase codes for the protein MLKKDLRTKYKALRQALTKTEQEDLSLAIANNLLKLNIWQYNNFHVFLPITRLHEINTEYLMHILQGKDKNVILSKSDFKTNKMVNYLLTDNTKIETNSYGIPEPTGGIKMDEQTIDVVFVPLLAFDKKGNRVGYGKGFYDLFLSKCKPNVIKVGVSFFEAENAIEDAYEKDIALDFCVTPNQLYTFR
- a CDS encoding DUF3108 domain-containing protein; amino-acid sequence: MKKLLYITFTFLLSISPSLYSQKAYDSGEYFKFKIHYGIINAGYATVELKDIMYQGKNVFQAKGYGWTTGLTKALFKVEDDYQTIFDKNNNKPYQFIRKINEGGYIKNQQGFFDPAKQNVFVKDFKNNTEKTFDVTPNVQDIMSSFYYLRNHPDIDKLKEGESIVIDMFFDDEIYKFRLKYLGKENLNTKFGKLSSMKFRPYVQSGRIFKEKESLTVWVSDDINKVPLLIKADLLVGSLKASLIEVKGLQQPLNTN
- a CDS encoding lysophospholipid acyltransferase family protein; protein product: MKKIISYPFSILYVIALVILLVIFQPIQWVCLKLFGYQAHKKSVDILNFFLAKSAYLIFSSYSIEGREKIPTNAPIIFVANHQSLFDIVGIISMLNQWHPKFIAKIELGKGIPSVSFNLKYGGSVLINRKDPKQALPVIKGMSQYIEKYNRSAVIFPEGTRSRTGQPKHFSENGLKILCKYAPSAYVVPITINNSWKMLRYGNFPMGLGTNIKLKIHEPLAVKDYPFEQLFQTTKDKIISDIKN
- a CDS encoding TonB-dependent siderophore receptor, with protein sequence MKGFIISSLILSSSFIATAQVSTDTLNKKTELDEIEVFGERNRKPKGLEAITRMPLKPSDQIQSISIISHKVIEAQGALTITEAIRNVPGVTLFGSYGGVKESMSTRGFRGVPVLKNGVRIESQFQTAGGVIDMQGVESIQVIKGSAAITQGVITDLGNAGGVINVVTKTPNFYNRANVGVRVGSWNQFRPTFDVEQVLNESQTLSVRVNGAYESADSYRKDITSNRVYFNPSIAFQASPRTRIIVEGDYLNSNVTPHTSAVNLAANQGTNALYVLPHNKFLGLRSDNNNTVSKSVMARVDHEINDIFSLRGAYASNSMDVDNMATSTTPVNRNQDFNIRNRTIARSYKEDSNKTLQFDLIGQNLYTGKIKHIGQIGFDYRSSNVNTTNFDSYVNGVKTNKIDEINIYDNIPNNLNDMTYTDANGAVNPYKVSFQESGNVIASYNTFGILFQDVIEFNKYLKATLGLRYSVINTEDRTGVSGRRESAWNPSVGVIVTPFKNFNVFGSYTNSTSLRSASNLMANGEKIGPSTTNQFETGIKSDWLDNKLRFNFTYFHINTANLSNSEYLPGSSVTTGYYFKAGDLVRDGIETEINGRITNDITVMFGYAWLDARYKNSPSYVNGSAPMNAPEHTANFWAQYKFSKTALKGLSVSAGLYYVGDRPVNEYSLAPDGHGNYGGIAPFNMPSYTTLNFQVGYTYKKMEARVFLNNVTDQVGLNSYFRGGYINQIDPFNMAVALNYRF